A genomic window from Populus alba chromosome 19, ASM523922v2, whole genome shotgun sequence includes:
- the LOC118032432 gene encoding RNA polymerase sigma factor sigB isoform X2, whose amino-acid sequence MSCLLPQFKCQPDSFSIQFRNLQHHSTNHIQLSKNGEPFCFRAQYALPSASPSTSTAVLNLEKLRLPSLESHSDSIAANRPWTYIGGIGPPKEPLFGTSLATETVIINDEAVIAAAAAEAVALARAAVKVAKDAAEIAKNYCSVNTETKIPIASTADSFSSMWSLLTGKERADIIGVSFSAETGLREECSTQYPTEESECFGPTHEELALLQKQLSESIVVRSKRQTQRKAKRARAAEKADANFVFMKSGSACKKKHVPVQEVDQSDPLRFFRGASTSSRLLSATEEVELSEGIQDLLKLERIEEELKERFGGKPSFAQWAAAARVDQMTLRKRLNYGVLCKDKMIKSNIRLVISIAKNYQGAGMNLQDLVQEGCRGLARGAEKFDASKGFKFSTYAHWWIRQAVRRSLSDQSRTIRLPFHMVDATYRVKEARKQLYSENGRHPDDKEVAEATGLSMKRLSAVLLTPKAPRSLDQKMGFNMDLKLSEVTADPEAETAEDLLMKEFMKKDLERVLESLSPRENQVIRWRFGMEDGRMKTLQEIGELMGVSRERIRQIELSAFRKLKNKNRTKQLRQYLVS is encoded by the exons ATGTCTTGTTTACTGCCACAGTTCAAGTGCCAACCAGACTCTTTCTCTATTCAGTTTAGAAATCTCCAACATCACAGCACCAACCATATCCAGCTCT CAAAGAACGGGGAGCCATTTTGTTTCCGAGCACAATATGCTTTGCCCTCTGCATCACCATCAACATCAACTGCAGTGCTCAATCTGGAGAAATTGAGATTGCCTTCTTTAGAATCTCATTCTGATTCAATCGCTGCAAACAGGCCGTGGACATATATAGGGGGAATTGGTCCACCCAAAGAG CCACTCTTTGGAACTAGTTTAGCCACTGAAACAGTTATTATAAATGATGAGGCTGTAATTGCTGCAGCTGCTGCTGAAGCAGTTGCTCTTGCAAGAGCTGCTGTCAAGGTTGCGAAAGATGCAGCTGAAATAGCCAAAAATTACTGTTCTGTGAATACAGAAACTAAAATTCCAATTGCATCCACAGCAGATTCCTTTTCTTCAATGTGGTCTCTGCTTACTGGAAAAGAACGAGCTGATATAATTGGAGTTTCCTTCTCAGCTGAAACTGGACTAAGAGAAGAATGTTCGACTCAATACCCTACTGAAGAATCTGAATGTTTCGGACCAACACATGAAGAACTTGCACTTTTGCAGAAACAGCTTTCTGAGAGTATAGTTGTGCGATCAAAGCGCCAAACACAGAGAAAAGCTAAACGTGCAAGAGCAGCGGAAAAGGCTGATGCAAATTTTGTGTTCATGAAGTCCGGTTCTGCTTGCAAGAAAAAGCATGTGCCCGTGCAAGAGGTAGACCAGTCTGATCCATTGCGTTTTTTTAGAGGAGCCAGCACCTCTTCCAGGCTTCTCAGTGCTACCGAAGAAGTGGAGTTGTCAGAAGGAATACAG GACCTACTAAAACTTGAAAGGATCGAGGAGGAGCTTAAGGAGCGATTTGGAGGCAAGCCCTCCTTTGCACAATGGGCTGCTGCAGCTAGAGTTGATCAGATGACTTTGAGGAAGCGCTTAAACTATGGTGTCCTTTGCAAagacaaaatgataaaatccaacATTCGGCTTGTTATTTCAATTGCCAAAAATTATCAGGGAGCTGGGATGAATCTCCAAGATCTTGTTCAG GAAGGATGCCGAGGCCTAGCACGTGGCGCAGAGAAGTTTGATGCATCAAAAGGTTTCAAATTCTCAACATATGCTCACTGGTGGATTAGACAGGCAGTACGCAGGTCTCTCTCTGATCAATCTAGGACAATTCGCTTACCT TTTCACATGGTGGACGCAACTTATAGAGTGAAGGAGGCTAGAAAACAATTGTATAGTGAAAATGGAAGACATCCTGATGATAAAGAAGTTGCAGAGGCAACTGGGCTCTCGATGAAGAGGCTCAGTGCTGTACTACTAACTCCAAAAGCCCCAAGATCTCTTGACCAGAAGATGGGGTTTAACATGGATCTTAAACTTTCG GAAGTCACTGCAGATCCCGAAGCAGAAACAGCAGAAGATCTGCTAATGAAGGAATTTATGAAAAAGGACCTGGAGAGGGTTCTGGAAAGTCTCAGTCCAAGGGAGAATCAGGTCATCAGATGGAGATTTGGTATGGAGGACGGAAGGATGAAAACATTGCAGGAGATTGGGGAGTTGATGGGTGTCAGCAGAGAAAGAATCCGGCAAATTGAGCTGAGCGCATTTCGAAAGCTAAAGAACAAGAATAGAACCAAACAGTTGAGGCAGTATTTGGTTTCATAA
- the LOC118032432 gene encoding RNA polymerase sigma factor sigB isoform X1 — translation MSCLLPQFKCQPDSFSIQFRNLQHHSTNHIQLSAKNGEPFCFRAQYALPSASPSTSTAVLNLEKLRLPSLESHSDSIAANRPWTYIGGIGPPKEPLFGTSLATETVIINDEAVIAAAAAEAVALARAAVKVAKDAAEIAKNYCSVNTETKIPIASTADSFSSMWSLLTGKERADIIGVSFSAETGLREECSTQYPTEESECFGPTHEELALLQKQLSESIVVRSKRQTQRKAKRARAAEKADANFVFMKSGSACKKKHVPVQEVDQSDPLRFFRGASTSSRLLSATEEVELSEGIQDLLKLERIEEELKERFGGKPSFAQWAAAARVDQMTLRKRLNYGVLCKDKMIKSNIRLVISIAKNYQGAGMNLQDLVQEGCRGLARGAEKFDASKGFKFSTYAHWWIRQAVRRSLSDQSRTIRLPFHMVDATYRVKEARKQLYSENGRHPDDKEVAEATGLSMKRLSAVLLTPKAPRSLDQKMGFNMDLKLSEVTADPEAETAEDLLMKEFMKKDLERVLESLSPRENQVIRWRFGMEDGRMKTLQEIGELMGVSRERIRQIELSAFRKLKNKNRTKQLRQYLVS, via the exons ATGTCTTGTTTACTGCCACAGTTCAAGTGCCAACCAGACTCTTTCTCTATTCAGTTTAGAAATCTCCAACATCACAGCACCAACCATATCCAGCTCT CAGCAAAGAACGGGGAGCCATTTTGTTTCCGAGCACAATATGCTTTGCCCTCTGCATCACCATCAACATCAACTGCAGTGCTCAATCTGGAGAAATTGAGATTGCCTTCTTTAGAATCTCATTCTGATTCAATCGCTGCAAACAGGCCGTGGACATATATAGGGGGAATTGGTCCACCCAAAGAG CCACTCTTTGGAACTAGTTTAGCCACTGAAACAGTTATTATAAATGATGAGGCTGTAATTGCTGCAGCTGCTGCTGAAGCAGTTGCTCTTGCAAGAGCTGCTGTCAAGGTTGCGAAAGATGCAGCTGAAATAGCCAAAAATTACTGTTCTGTGAATACAGAAACTAAAATTCCAATTGCATCCACAGCAGATTCCTTTTCTTCAATGTGGTCTCTGCTTACTGGAAAAGAACGAGCTGATATAATTGGAGTTTCCTTCTCAGCTGAAACTGGACTAAGAGAAGAATGTTCGACTCAATACCCTACTGAAGAATCTGAATGTTTCGGACCAACACATGAAGAACTTGCACTTTTGCAGAAACAGCTTTCTGAGAGTATAGTTGTGCGATCAAAGCGCCAAACACAGAGAAAAGCTAAACGTGCAAGAGCAGCGGAAAAGGCTGATGCAAATTTTGTGTTCATGAAGTCCGGTTCTGCTTGCAAGAAAAAGCATGTGCCCGTGCAAGAGGTAGACCAGTCTGATCCATTGCGTTTTTTTAGAGGAGCCAGCACCTCTTCCAGGCTTCTCAGTGCTACCGAAGAAGTGGAGTTGTCAGAAGGAATACAG GACCTACTAAAACTTGAAAGGATCGAGGAGGAGCTTAAGGAGCGATTTGGAGGCAAGCCCTCCTTTGCACAATGGGCTGCTGCAGCTAGAGTTGATCAGATGACTTTGAGGAAGCGCTTAAACTATGGTGTCCTTTGCAAagacaaaatgataaaatccaacATTCGGCTTGTTATTTCAATTGCCAAAAATTATCAGGGAGCTGGGATGAATCTCCAAGATCTTGTTCAG GAAGGATGCCGAGGCCTAGCACGTGGCGCAGAGAAGTTTGATGCATCAAAAGGTTTCAAATTCTCAACATATGCTCACTGGTGGATTAGACAGGCAGTACGCAGGTCTCTCTCTGATCAATCTAGGACAATTCGCTTACCT TTTCACATGGTGGACGCAACTTATAGAGTGAAGGAGGCTAGAAAACAATTGTATAGTGAAAATGGAAGACATCCTGATGATAAAGAAGTTGCAGAGGCAACTGGGCTCTCGATGAAGAGGCTCAGTGCTGTACTACTAACTCCAAAAGCCCCAAGATCTCTTGACCAGAAGATGGGGTTTAACATGGATCTTAAACTTTCG GAAGTCACTGCAGATCCCGAAGCAGAAACAGCAGAAGATCTGCTAATGAAGGAATTTATGAAAAAGGACCTGGAGAGGGTTCTGGAAAGTCTCAGTCCAAGGGAGAATCAGGTCATCAGATGGAGATTTGGTATGGAGGACGGAAGGATGAAAACATTGCAGGAGATTGGGGAGTTGATGGGTGTCAGCAGAGAAAGAATCCGGCAAATTGAGCTGAGCGCATTTCGAAAGCTAAAGAACAAGAATAGAACCAAACAGTTGAGGCAGTATTTGGTTTCATAA
- the LOC140955015 gene encoding uncharacterized protein, translating into MSHMLLEILAEETLKGGKPSSTFKAESFVKVATEINQKFNIQCEPKHVDNHLKTVKKEWGIITKLKNKSGFGWDDCLKMITVSKDVYDEEVKAHPNHDKFLNKKLDMYEAMTIVVGKDMATGNYAKSYADVNLEENIEDQSISIENEGEYEETSKGKETSSSSTQKRQYRKRNRMYEDDGVEKLSKQIGDVAFAIQSLSKNQLDVNALYAEVMKVEGFDEITLGDAFDHLVQNEMLAKAFMAKNANLRKIWVQNFVNQHYYRPAC; encoded by the exons ATGTCTCACATGTTACTTGAGATATTAGCTGAGGAGACACTTAAAGGAGGCAAACCTTCTTCGACCTTTAAAGCAGAATCTTTTGTTAAGGTGGCTACAGAAATCAATCAAAAATTCAACATCCAATGCGAGCCTAAGCATGTGGACAATCATCTAAAGACTgtgaaaaaagaatggggaataataaccaaacttaaaaataaaagtggctttggctgggatgattgtttgaagatgattacagtttcgaaagatgtatatgatgaagaagtaaag GCACACCCCAATCATGACaagtttctcaacaaaaaacttgatatgtatGAGGCAATGAcaattgttgttggaaaagaCATGGCAACCGGAAATTATGCCAAatcatatgctgatgtcaacTTGGAAGAGAACATTGAAGAtcaatcaatttcaattgaaaatgaaggtgAATATGAAGAAACTTCAAAGGGAAAAGAGACATCTTCCTCTAGTACACAAAAGAGGCAATATAGGAAGAGAAATCGCATGTATGAAGATGATGGTGTTGAAAAGTTGTCTAAACAGATTGGAGATGTAGCATTTGCAATTCAAAGTCTcagcaaaaatcaacttgatgttaatgcgTTGTATGCGGAAGTGATGAAAGTTGAAGGCTTTGATGAGATCACTCTTGGGGATGCATTTgatcatttggtccaaaatgaaatgttggcaaaagcatttatggcaaaaaatgctaatttgaggaaaatttgGGTTCAGAATTTTGTGAACCAACACTACTACAGGCCTGCTTGCTAA